From Bdellovibrio sp. KM01:
TGTTTCATATTCAATCAAGGCTTGAGTGATAGACTCAAGAGCTTGTTTGTTCTCAGTCAGGATACGAACCGCAGTGGCATAACCTGTATTGATGATTTTTGAAACTTCCGCATCGATCTCTTCGGCTTTCGCTTCAGAGTATTCTTTGTGGGCTTGATGACCGTATTGCATACCCAAGAACACTTCGCCGCCTGATTTTTCAAACGCCAAAGGTCCCAACTTCGACATACCCCATTCGCAAACCATGCGGCGAGCGATTGAAGTGGCGCGTTCGATATCGTTACCCGCGCCCGTCGTTACATCCTTAAAGATCACTTCTTCTGCCGCACGACCACCGAACAAGAAGGCAATCATGTTCTCGGCAGTTGATTTCGACAAAGACACTGATTCTTTTTCTGGAAGCGTTTGAGTAACACCCAAAGCCATACCACGAGGGATGATCGTCACTTTATGGATCGGATCCAAGCCCGCCAGTTTTCTATTTACCAGCGTATGACCCGCTTCATGGTAAGCAGTTACTTTTTTGTCTTCATCAGAGATAACCATAGATCTTCTTTCAGAACCCATGATCACTTTGTCTTTTGCTTTTTCGAAGTCTTCCATCTCAAGATACTTTTTGTCTGTACGAGCCGCCACAAGAGCTGCTTCATTCACAAGGTTCTCAAGGTCGGCGCCCGAGAAGCCCGGAGTACCACGAGCGATTTTAGAAATATCAACGTCAGGTCCAAGCGGAGTCTTACGCGTATGAACGCCCAAGATTTGCTCACGACCTTTAAGGTCAGGTTTATTTACAACAACACGACGGTCGAAACGACCTGGACGCAACAACGCTGGATCAAGAACGTCAGGACGATTCGTCGCTGCGATCATGATGACACCTTCAGATGATTCAAAACCATCCATCTCAACCAAAAGCTGATTCAGAGTTTGCTCACGCTCGTCATGACCACCACCCATGCCGGCACCACGATGGCGACCTACGGCATCGATCTCGTCGATAAAGATCAAGCAAGGAGCATTCTTTTTACCTTGTTCAAACAAGTCACGAACACGGGAAGCACCCACACCCACGAACATCTCTACGAAGTCAGAACCAGAGATGGTAAAGAACGGAACGCCTGCTTCACCCGCTACGGCGCGTGCAAGCAAGGTTTTACCCGTACCCGGAGAACCCACCAAAAGAACACCCTTTGGAATACGGCCACCCAGTTTTGTATATTTCTTAGGATCCTTCAGGAAGCTTACGATCTCTTGCAGATCGTCTTTTGCTTCATCAACGCCGGCCACTTCTTTGAACGTCACACGATTTTTGTGCTCAGTTAAAAGACGCGCACGGGATTTACCGAAAGACATCGCCTTACCACCGCCGACTTGAATCTGGCGCATGATAAACAAGAACATCGCCACGATCAAAATCAATGGCAACCAGTTCACGATCAATGATTGGAAAAAGCCTCCGTTATCAGCACGCTCGTAATTTGGCGTAATACCGTTTGCTTCCAAGAATTTGAAACCTTCATCTTGGGTGTTACCGACGATTTGGAAATGAGTACCGTTGTACTTTTTCTCAAAGTCAGGTTTCATCTCACCGATGATTTCACTGGTCTCTTGACGGAAAGTTACGGAAGCTACTTCTTTAGCTTTGACCGCTTCTGTAAATTTAGAATAATTAAACTCGCCAATCAGTCTTTGGTGTTTGCTCTCATAGGCTTGAAACAAAAATACAGCCATGATGATCAGGAAAAACCATAAGGCTAGCGTTTTCTGTGTAGATCGCATTTCGATTCCTTTCGCTCACTTCTCTCATCCAGATAGAACCACCTTAGACTAACAGAAGCCCCGAGCTAATTAAAGCAACTTTACGCAGTTTTCTCGAGAGGGAATGCCTCCGCCTAAAGGGCGGGCAACTTGGACTCAAATCAAGACTCGACCTTAATTTGCTGCGCGTTAATTTCCCAATCACAACCACTGACCTTAAAGCTGATCACTTTTTGCGGTTTGTCTAGGCGCTTTTGAATTTCTTCGAGCTGAGATTGTGAAAAATCTCGTTTTCCGAGAGAAAACAGATACTGTGCAAGCAAGCGACGCTGTTCAAAAGGAGATAATGTCAGATAGAAAGCTCGGGAGAGTCCTTTGACGTCCTGTGGTTTATAAGCCTCATTTTGACTCAGCAAATCAGTCCCGGGCTTGTTCTCCAAAGAATGAAGCTCCTGAGCCAACGTTTCGAGCGAACGAGCCAGGCTGTTCACAGCCCCTTTCTGGCGCTTTTCCAAGGACTTTAGCCAGTCTTCACGAACCCAGTTTCTAAACGGGTCCAGGAGCGCATTCGAGGGATCTTCGAATGCGCGAAGCTTTTCTGAGCGCAAATATTTACGAAGCTCTGCTTTGGGGGTTTCTAAAAACGGCCGGAACACTCCGCCACTGTAGTAAGACATGGCAACTAATCCCTGGGCCCCCGTGCCGCGCACAATACGCATCAGACGCGTTTCCAAAAGGTCATCGGCATGATGCCCTGTCGCCAGAACTTCAAAGCCTTCCTCTTTCTGTAAACGAGCCAATGCCTCATAGCGCTGCTCCCGGTATTGAGCTTCGGACTTTGCCAGGGAGCGGGATTTTAAAACAAAAAACTCCACATTCAGCTTCCGGCAAAGCTTTTCACAAAAAAGTTGCGCTTCCTTGCGATATTCCTGATTTTTATCGTCACCGTGATGAAAGTAGCAAGCTCCCAAATTTTCGTGCTTCATAACTTTCGCTAGCACCGCAAGAGTTGCAACGGAATCGGCCCCACCCGACAGAGCCACCAGAATTTTCTTGTCCTGCAGATCAAACTTTTTAATTAATTTCCAAACCTGATGATCCAAATCCTGCTTGAGGCGCGCACTCCCCGTCAATTTCTTCACTCAACTGCTCCCACACCGACCGTCTTGATATTCACAAATTCCATGATTCCGAAATGACCCAGCTCGCGGCCATAACCAGAATCTTTAACTCCACCAAAAGGAATGCGTGGATCCGATTTTACAAAATCATTTACAACAACAAAGCCCGCTTCCATCTCTTTTTCAACGAGCTCTTTCCCTTTTTGCAGGTCGCGCGTGAAGATCCCCCCGCCCAATCCATAGGGAGAAGAGTTCGCAATCGCCATCGCCTCGTCCGCATCTTTAGCGACAAAAACCAAAGCCACTGGACCAAATACTTCCTCATGATGAACTTGGGAATTATTTTTTTCAAAAAGCACCATGGACGCCGGATAAAAAGCGCCAGGCCCTTGCGGAGCTGTTCCTCCGAAGACCACTTTACCACCCCAGCTTTTTAATTTTTCCACTTGAGTGATGATGGTGTCTTGAAAGCGCTTACTTGCTAACGGGGCCAGGGGCAGGATTTTCATCTCGTGCTCCATCGCTGACAAAAATTCCTGCAGAACTTTTTCAACGACGATAAAGCGTTTACCGGCCACACAGCTTTGCCCACAATTTTGCAAACGCGTTTTCGCGCAGGCCTTCGCTGCTTTATAGATATCCGCATCTTCCAATACGATATAGGCATCACTGCCACCAAGCTCCAAAACGATTTTTTTAAGATTCTTGGCTGCTGTTGTTGCGACAGCACGACCACCTTCGGTACTTCCCGTAAAGGTGATTCCTCGAACCATGGGGTGAGCGATGATTTTTTCAGCGACAGCGTGATCCACCTGGCAATTGCGCAAAAGAGTGATCTCCGAGGTCAGGTCTTTAAAGATCTTTCCGATTTTTTCAGCTACACCCGCCGTTAAGTCTGCATGTTTTAAAATAATCACATTCCCCGCCATCAAAGACGGAGCCGCAAAACGAATCACCTGCCACAGAGGGAAATTCCATGGCATGACGCTGAAAATGACGCCCATTGGGGAAAAGCTGACTTCGGCATCATTATAGGGGGAGGCACTTTTTTGATTGGCCAGCATTCCGGCCGCTTCTTTTGCATAGTACTCGCAGGTGACAGCGCATTTTTCAACTTCAGCTTTGCCTTCGGGAATCAACTTTCCCATTTCCATATGCATCTGCAAAGCCAGATCATCACTGTGTTTACGAAGACTTGCAGCAAGATTATGAAGGGCTTTCGAGCGCTCTGCGAAAGAATATTTACGCCATTTTTCAAAATCTTTCTTAGCATCAAGAATCATCAACTCGGCCTGATCCCAAGTGACGTGATCAAATTTTGAAAGCTGCTCGCCTGTTGCCGGATTAACCGTAGAGAAAGATGCCATCGAAACCTCCCAACGCCGAACGGATCCACCGAACGTTCATTAGGATAGTCACATAGGATTTAGAGAGTTGTAAACACCTGATAAAATGACACAGCGGTGCCGACTAAAAACACGGAAGTCATCAGTGCCCATGCCATTATTTTGTAGCCCTTGCCAAGTTGCATGGCTCTGTGAGCATAAGGTCTTTGATTGGCAAAAACCGGAATAGGAGCCACCACCGTATGAATCAATTGGCGACAGCAAAAACAAAATAAAACAACCGATATAAATGTCAGGATTTCTGTTTCCATCATGACATTCTTATCGGTCGTAATCATCTCAACTTGAGACGGACAAGAGTCTAGGCCTCGTCGGACTTAGCATCCTTGGAATCTTTTTTGATAATATCGATTTCGGCAGAGATTTTGAATTTATGCGTCTCTGCGAATTTAGAAAACTCTTTTACGAAATCAATTTTTTGAATAATGCCGACGACTTCTTTGGTTACACGCTGAGTGATTTCGTCTTTGGATTTATTCGCTCCCTGAATCAACAAATTCAGAGCTTCCTTCGGAAGTTTTAGTTCAGAAAGATAACTTTTAAGGCCTTCTTCGCTCATGAAAGCGGCAGAAACTCCCGCCGTAAAGACTTTCTTTACGGTGTCACCCAAAAGACCTTTGATGTCTGTGGGGCTTTCCTTTTCATCCTTCTTGGAGCCGGAATCAGACGCCATACAATTGTTTCACTCGTTTGTGATAAGAGCTCATCATGTTCGGCAAGTTTACGCTCACCAAAGCATTGGCAATGGGACCTGGAACAAACATGTTGAAGGTCGCTTCAACGGTGTAGGTGGCGCGAGTTTTCCCAGCCTCATCTTGAAGTTTCCAAGAGCCCACAGATGTTTTAAACATATCACCAGAAGCAAACTCCCAAGTGATGCCCGTGGGCGGAGTTTCCGTCATCCACAATGCGTACTTGAAGGTTTTAACGACCGCTACGTTGTATTCAACGAGTTTACGATTGCCTTCAGTTTTTAGGACTTTGCATTGTTTAACCTCTGCCAAAAACTCATGGTATTTTTCATAGTCAGAGATGATTTTAAAAAATTGCTCAGGGGTGCAGTTGAAAACTTCTGTGGTTGATGCTTTTGCCATATGCAATCACTGTGACTTTCAGATCACATACAGTCAACGCTAGCCTAGACCACCCCCGACATATGCCCTTAAATGCTTATGTTACATCGACTTAATCTTGCGTTCGACGTCAGGCTCTTAACTGGACAAGGCACAAAAGCTTACATATACCGGAGGCAGAAAGGAGTTCGATCATGAAACACAAGATTCTTATCGTAGATGACGAAAAAGACTTACGTGACTTGATCTCCTACTTTCTGACTCGTGCCAACTACGAAGTTGCACTCGCCGAAGATGGCTGTGTGGGCTTTGAAAAGGTCAAATCCTGGAATCCCGATCTGGTTATCAGCGATATCCGTATGCCTGTTTGCGATGGCTTTGAGCTTCTAAAACGGATTAGCGACGTACCTAACGATGAAACCCGTGTGATGTTTATATCAGGCTATGTGGGCGGCGACGAAGACGAACTCAAAAAAAATCCGCACTGTGTGGGCTTCATTCCAAAACCGGTGAACAGAGCCGAGCTTTTAGAAATGGTCAAACAAGCTCTGCCCGCCTAATTTTTAAAAATCTATTTGGGAAGTCGAATCACGAAAGACGTGTGCTGGTGGTCGGTATCGACATAAAGCTGCCCGTGGTGCGCCTCAATCAAGCCTCGGGAAATACTTAAACCCAATCCCGTCCCCTTACCAATTTCTTTGGTTGTATAAAAAGGTCTAAAAATTTCAGCCTGAATCACCGGATCAATCCCCTCGCCACTATCAGTGATGCGAATTTCAATTTGGTCGCCCAAATCAAGCACGTCAATGGCGATCCATTTTTGAGGCAAATCACGAATGGCCTCAAAAGAATTGTTCAAAAGATTCAGCATCACCTGAGAGATCTGCACCGGGCGGCAGTGCAAAATTAAATTCGTTGGCGGGGGTAATCGCAGATCCACATTCGCTAGTTTAAACTTCTCATAGCAAAGTGAGAGCGTGTTATCGATAAGGGTTTGCACCGGAATCGCTTCAATCGGATCCTTTGCACCATCACGAGCAAAAGTACGAAGACCGCGGACGATGGTTGCAATACGATTTGTTGTGGATTGAACTTTTTCAATCGAAGCCTTCATGGTCTCACGATCCATTTGACTGTCCTCCAAAAGCTCCATCTGCTGTTCCGCGGAAAGCAAAATCACATTCAAAGGCGTATTGATTTCGTGGGCAATCCCCCCGGCCATCTCACCCAAAGAGGCAAGCTTGGCAGAGTATTCGGCACGAGACTTTTGATTTAACAATTCGTCTTGGGTATTTTCCAATTGTTGAATTGCCAAGGTCAGATTTTGTTTTTCAATAGTAAGCGCTTCCTCGGTTTCATACCGTGTCACCATACTTTGGTAAAATTCACGAGAGTTTCCGTAAACGTAGACTACAAACGTAAAGACGAAAATAGTCCAAACGCCGTACGGTAGATCACCCTGATGGTTTGAAAACGCCAGGCACAACCCCGGAATGACTCCAACCCAAATTAAGAAGTAAGCCGAAATGCGCGGACTTAAAGAAAGGGAGGTCGCAGACCCCGCCATGATCGCACTGACCAGAAAGCTTGTGACAAAGATCTTTGAGTCGGGATTTTGCGGATCCCAAAACCCCATCGAACAAAGAATCCCCAAACAAGTGGAACTGATTAGAATCAGAACACCATGAAGCCCCGCCCATTTATGAAGTGCTTTCAAGCCATCACGGCTCACGATGATACCAATAATCAAGCGCAGTGTGCTGCAGCCCAGAGCAAGCCCTGCCGCCAACTGATGCCAAACATAAAAAGAAGGAGTGGTGGCGACGGGTTTGATTAATAAAATCGTAAAAACCACCATAAAGCCGACTGCTGCCGCTTTACTACGACGGCAAAAATCCAGTTCAATATTATCCAGTACGGCACGACTCAGAGCTTTCATCTGTTTAGACCTTAACAGACGTACGAAATGGTGTCACCAGCGCGACTCCAAATTAGAAATTTAGTGTGGTAAATTGCCTGGATATTTGTACGCATGACTAAAAAAGAAAATGCACGGCATTTTAAGTCGTGCATTTTCACTCGAGCGTCCGTCGTTAGCTTAAATCTTTCTCATCATTCAATTTCTTGTTCAATGAGTTGATTTTTTACTACGTCTTTCGCTGGAATTATCTATTAAACTTTCGCGTCCGGTTCGCTCAAATTCCGTCTCATCGTCATCCTTAATCCGGCCCTTCCCGGATTTAGCCTGATTCACTTTCGAACCACGCAGTGAACGATCGGCTTCCGTGGCGCCCGGTGGATTTCTTTGCGAAGCATTTTGAGCTGGAGACTCATCTTCCTCGGGCCAGTTGCTGTCTGCTTGAAATTCTTCATCAGGCAGTTGGCCAGATTGGTCGGAATGATATTTTTTATGCGTGTCCTCGGAAAATTTCGGAGGCACATCGGATTTTGGCATGCTGCTATTTTGCTTTTGAGACATCTCTCTGTTAGGCATCTCACCCTCCTTTAAGAAAACTCACAGTTACAAGTACAATCCTAAACACGAAAAGCGAAAATGGCTACGGACGGAAGCCCCCTTTTGCATTTCGATTCGCGCAAAAAAGGAACCCAAAGTCCAAAAACTCCAGCCCAAAGCCCCTGATAGTGCCCGACAACGCAGTCGATTGCGTTGTATTCACCATTTCCTATTTTTTAAAATTGAATAAAGCTTCAGCGGCCGCTTTCAATTTAGCCGCCTGATCTTCCTGTCCAGCTCCGCCCTTACGCGGAGTGAAATAATCGCAAAAGTTTGCGCGATCTTTTTCGCGCACGACATCTGCCGAAGTTTCCCGGCATTCGTTGTAAACTTTTGGATCATAGAAATCGCAGTTTTTGCACACGTGCACATCGGCGCGACAGTGAGGGCATTCCTCACGACGGCCGATATTTCCTGCGAAGGATAATTCTTTTTTGCAACTGAAACAAAAAAGCTGTGCACTCATGATTTAGTTCTTCTTGTTTTTCTTCCAAGTAAAATCATGGAACGATTCAATTGTACGAATTGTGCCCGTTTGAGAACGCATCACAATCGAATGGCTTTTTGCTTTTCCGTCCGGAAGGAAGCGAACCCCCTTAAGCAAGGAGCCATCTGTGATCCCTGTTGCCACGAACATCACAGAACCACTTGCAAGTTCGTCACAAGTGAATTTTTTGTCCAGGTCTTTTAGACCCATTTTAGAGGCACGAGATTTTTCTTCTTCGTTTCTCCACTTCAAGCGACCTTGGAAGTCACCACCCAAGCATTGCATAGCTGCCGCCGAGATAACACCTTCTGGGGCGCCACCGATACCGATCAGCAAATCGATACCCGAATCCGGCCAAGCTGCAGAAACCGCAGCAGAAACGTCGCCGTCGCCGATCAACTGGATGCGAGCGCCCGTTTTTCGAACTTCATCAATCAATTCTTTGTGACGAGGACGATTCAAGATCACAACCGTCATGTCGCTGACTTCTTTACCCAAGGCTTTTGCAACAGCCTGTACGTTTTCAGTCGGAGATTTATCGATATCGATTTTACCTTTAGCCCCAGGACCGCAGGCGATTTTATCCATGTAGGTATCCGGCGCATGAAGGAATTTTCCTTTTTCAGCGACCGCGATAACAGAGATGGAACCAGGTCCACCTGTAGCGCAGATTGTAGTGCCTTCCAGTGGATCCAAAGCGATATCCAATGCCGGAGCATCGTCAGTTTTAGTTCCAACCTTTTCACCGATGTAAAGCATCGGAGCTTCATCACGCTCCCCTTCACCAATGACGACGGTGCCGTCCATACGAAGCACGTCGAAAGCTTTTCTCATGGCGTCCACGGCTGCGGCATCAGCGGCTTTTTCATCGCCTCTTCCCATCCAACGAGCGGACTCCAGTGCTGCTGCTTCGGTGACACGTACAAATTCTAAAGCCAGGTTTCTGTCCATGATTCTTTCTCCACTGCGGCCTTAATCCCGGCCGGTAATCTCATCAATTTCAAATCTTTATCCAAGGCCACATGCACTGTTTGCGCAACGGAACACGTCGTACCCCCACGCCCACGCATGCGGTACTGGAAAATCAGACGACTTAGCTCCACACGAGCTTGAACCTCGATTTCCAGATCATCGCCAAAAAAAGTCGGCTTCAGATGCTTCACTTGGGTTTCATAGACCGCAAAGTAACTGGCAGATTCCGGTTTTTGATAGTCGATCAAGCCCTTGTCGATCGCCCATGCAACCCGCGCTTCTTCATAAAAACGCAGGTAATTGCTGTGATGGACAATTCCCATGAGGTCTGTTTCGTAAAACTGCACTTTATGACGATGAATAAACATTGATTATTTCTAGACTAAATTGTTAGTTTAAGTCTACGCATTATTTTTTTCGCGCGATTTGGAGAATGCATGCAAGTCACTGAGTGGCAAAAAAAGCTTCCCATGAGAATTACCATGAGCCGCATCTTTATGGTGCCGCTTGTTGTTGGGGCTATGTATCCCAACAAACTTGAATGGAATATCGTCGCGGCGCTCATCTTTATGCTCGCTTCCATCACGGACTATTTTGACGGTTTCTATGCTCGTAAATACGGCGCCGTCAGTAATTTCGGTAAATTCATGGACCCCATCGCCGATAAAATCCTGGTCACCAGTATCCTGGCGATGCTTTTGGCTTTGGGGAAAATCGACGCCTGGATGGTGATCATTATCTTGGCCCGGGACAACTTTATCGGGGGCATCCGCTCGGTTGCTGCGGCAGATCAAATAATCATAGACGCCAAACCAGCGGGAAAATGGAAGACGGCCATGCAAATGGTGGCCATTCCCATTGTAATTATTGGAAACATTGACCAATACGTGCCCTATTTGGACAAAGTTGGCTACGGGGTCTTGTGGGTAAGCGTCATTTTGAGTATAACTAGCGGTATCGAATACTATGTTGGTTACTTAAAGAGCAAAAAAAGCTCCTAGGAACGTATGCTTTTACACCTTTCACCAAGCAATTGGTTTTTCATCTTCTTGGCTCTTCTTTTGAGCAGCTATTTGAAGATCGCTTCTGCAAAAACGCAGAAGCCGGTGTTTTTTGCATCAGCCGGTACTTCTGTTTACCGCCTTCTTTCTTCCGATCGCTAAAATCTAAAACAAAGACGTCAATTGCAGCTTCAGATAAGGACTTGTTCCCAAGTGAATTGCATTCTTGGGACTGATATCATAGTTCTCGTCCTGGAAATAACGACGATCAAATGAATAACCCACTTCCACTTCTGTGATGAATTGTTGAGAAAGAGGCGTTTTAAATCCTGCATACACCCGCTTTTCATCATAAAACAGACGCTCTTTACGATTCGCGCGACCGTACAGGTAATAAGTCGATTGCGAAAAATCGAGCCCCAAGGAAGCTTTCATCGGTCCCGCAATAGAATAATCCACAGAAGTCTTAATCACCCAAGGAATCAAAGTGAAAAAGTTGAGAGACCATCTATCAACAAACTCCCAATAAATTGTCGCAAAAGGCGCACCGAATGTTCCGCGGAATGTTTTCGAAGGCGTGTACATATAAGCAAAACCCGGAAGAGGAATTCCATTCAGAATCGGGCGATTGTTCGAATAATTCACCAAATAAACCCAACTGCCCGTTTCATCCACCGGATCGATATAAAAGAAATTTCCGCCGATAGTATCTACCGAAGGATCTTTAAACGGTTTATCACTGGCAGAACCAAAGTTTCCGTTCAAGGCCCAGTACGCTTTTTCATCCACCATGCGAGTGTACGTCAAGCCCACATCAAATTGATAAAGATCTGGCATGGCAGTTTGATCTGGATATAAATCCATCCAATGCCCTAACATGCTGACGCCATAGCTTTCTTTTTCAGTTTTATAAACCGGAACACTCGTAATGACAGTGCCTCGATTCAAACTCGCTTTACCTTCTGTTGAATTAAATGTCGTAT
This genomic window contains:
- the tilS gene encoding tRNA lysidine(34) synthetase TilS — translated: MKKLTGSARLKQDLDHQVWKLIKKFDLQDKKILVALSGGADSVATLAVLAKVMKHENLGACYFHHGDDKNQEYRKEAQLFCEKLCRKLNVEFFVLKSRSLAKSEAQYREQRYEALARLQKEEGFEVLATGHHADDLLETRLMRIVRGTGAQGLVAMSYYSGGVFRPFLETPKAELRKYLRSEKLRAFEDPSNALLDPFRNWVREDWLKSLEKRQKGAVNSLARSLETLAQELHSLENKPGTDLLSQNEAYKPQDVKGLSRAFYLTLSPFEQRRLLAQYLFSLGKRDFSQSQLEEIQKRLDKPQKVISFKVSGCDWEINAQQIKVES
- a CDS encoding type II toxin-antitoxin system RatA family toxin, whose protein sequence is MAKASTTEVFNCTPEQFFKIISDYEKYHEFLAEVKQCKVLKTEGNRKLVEYNVAVVKTFKYALWMTETPPTGITWEFASGDMFKTSVGSWKLQDEAGKTRATYTVEATFNMFVPGPIANALVSVNLPNMMSSYHKRVKQLYGV
- the glpX gene encoding class II fructose-bisphosphatase, with product MDRNLALEFVRVTEAAALESARWMGRGDEKAADAAAVDAMRKAFDVLRMDGTVVIGEGERDEAPMLYIGEKVGTKTDDAPALDIALDPLEGTTICATGGPGSISVIAVAEKGKFLHAPDTYMDKIACGPGAKGKIDIDKSPTENVQAVAKALGKEVSDMTVVILNRPRHKELIDEVRKTGARIQLIGDGDVSAAVSAAWPDSGIDLLIGIGGAPEGVISAAAMQCLGGDFQGRLKWRNEEEKSRASKMGLKDLDKKFTCDELASGSVMFVATGITDGSLLKGVRFLPDGKAKSHSIVMRSQTGTIRTIESFHDFTWKKNKKN
- a CDS encoding thioesterase family protein, with translation MFIHRHKVQFYETDLMGIVHHSNYLRFYEEARVAWAIDKGLIDYQKPESASYFAVYETQVKHLKPTFFGDDLEIEVQARVELSRLIFQYRMRGRGGTTCSVAQTVHVALDKDLKLMRLPAGIKAAVEKESWTETWL
- a CDS encoding response regulator, which codes for MKHKILIVDDEKDLRDLISYFLTRANYEVALAEDGCVGFEKVKSWNPDLVISDIRMPVCDGFELLKRISDVPNDETRVMFISGYVGGDEDELKKNPHCVGFIPKPVNRAELLEMVKQALPA
- a CDS encoding ATP-binding protein; protein product: MKALSRAVLDNIELDFCRRSKAAAVGFMVVFTILLIKPVATTPSFYVWHQLAAGLALGCSTLRLIIGIIVSRDGLKALHKWAGLHGVLILISSTCLGILCSMGFWDPQNPDSKIFVTSFLVSAIMAGSATSLSLSPRISAYFLIWVGVIPGLCLAFSNHQGDLPYGVWTIFVFTFVVYVYGNSREFYQSMVTRYETEEALTIEKQNLTLAIQQLENTQDELLNQKSRAEYSAKLASLGEMAGGIAHEINTPLNVILLSAEQQMELLEDSQMDRETMKASIEKVQSTTNRIATIVRGLRTFARDGAKDPIEAIPVQTLIDNTLSLCYEKFKLANVDLRLPPPTNLILHCRPVQISQVMLNLLNNSFEAIRDLPQKWIAIDVLDLGDQIEIRITDSGEGIDPVIQAEIFRPFYTTKEIGKGTGLGLSISRGLIEAHHGQLYVDTDHQHTSFVIRLPK
- the pgsA gene encoding CDP-diacylglycerol--glycerol-3-phosphate 3-phosphatidyltransferase, which produces MQVTEWQKKLPMRITMSRIFMVPLVVGAMYPNKLEWNIVAALIFMLASITDYFDGFYARKYGAVSNFGKFMDPIADKILVTSILAMLLALGKIDAWMVIIILARDNFIGGIRSVAAADQIIIDAKPAGKWKTAMQMVAIPIVIIGNIDQYVPYLDKVGYGVLWVSVILSITSGIEYYVGYLKSKKSS
- the ftsH gene encoding ATP-dependent zinc metalloprotease FtsH; translated protein: MRSTQKTLALWFFLIIMAVFLFQAYESKHQRLIGEFNYSKFTEAVKAKEVASVTFRQETSEIIGEMKPDFEKKYNGTHFQIVGNTQDEGFKFLEANGITPNYERADNGGFFQSLIVNWLPLILIVAMFLFIMRQIQVGGGKAMSFGKSRARLLTEHKNRVTFKEVAGVDEAKDDLQEIVSFLKDPKKYTKLGGRIPKGVLLVGSPGTGKTLLARAVAGEAGVPFFTISGSDFVEMFVGVGASRVRDLFEQGKKNAPCLIFIDEIDAVGRHRGAGMGGGHDEREQTLNQLLVEMDGFESSEGVIMIAATNRPDVLDPALLRPGRFDRRVVVNKPDLKGREQILGVHTRKTPLGPDVDISKIARGTPGFSGADLENLVNEAALVAARTDKKYLEMEDFEKAKDKVIMGSERRSMVISDEDKKVTAYHEAGHTLVNRKLAGLDPIHKVTIIPRGMALGVTQTLPEKESVSLSKSTAENMIAFLFGGRAAEEVIFKDVTTGAGNDIERATSIARRMVCEWGMSKLGPLAFEKSGGEVFLGMQYGHQAHKEYSEAKAEEIDAEVSKIINTGYATAVRILTENKQALESITQALIEYETIDGHEVDMMINGAAVSEIEKYRNNRRDTNLALAAASGVGKKDDSSGSDPVGNTGPVTI
- a CDS encoding aldehyde dehydrogenase family protein is translated as MASFSTVNPATGEQLSKFDHVTWDQAELMILDAKKDFEKWRKYSFAERSKALHNLAASLRKHSDDLALQMHMEMGKLIPEGKAEVEKCAVTCEYYAKEAAGMLANQKSASPYNDAEVSFSPMGVIFSVMPWNFPLWQVIRFAAPSLMAGNVIILKHADLTAGVAEKIGKIFKDLTSEITLLRNCQVDHAVAEKIIAHPMVRGITFTGSTEGGRAVATTAAKNLKKIVLELGGSDAYIVLEDADIYKAAKACAKTRLQNCGQSCVAGKRFIVVEKVLQEFLSAMEHEMKILPLAPLASKRFQDTIITQVEKLKSWGGKVVFGGTAPQGPGAFYPASMVLFEKNNSQVHHEEVFGPVALVFVAKDADEAMAIANSSPYGLGGGIFTRDLQKGKELVEKEMEAGFVVVNDFVKSDPRIPFGGVKDSGYGRELGHFGIMEFVNIKTVGVGAVE